From a region of the Desulfuromonas sp. KJ2020 genome:
- a CDS encoding ATP-binding protein, translating to MTKPARFGVDPKLTSILGSTYSSSEKALCELVDNAWDADASQVWVTLPEPLTKDPIIIKDDGVGMTNKEVREIYLKIANDRLSRSKDSRTSGKRRLVKGRKGIGKFSGLAAAHTMQLETRSRGELTALSINKNHLLAVHRSNDLEKIDLPIMTEQIEKSDRGTTITLTDLDQSKEFPRPDILRRMLVREYSREADFQVFVNEEPLTVSDLGGETKTANFNHPEIGPFTVSWTITEKPLSKSEAGFVYRVGGKVVGRPTFCGLDEEEDLPEKVRNRIWGEIEANGLDNHVTSDWGEIFQNSLPLKEIKTTVREVVSSHIREVCKTEVSAAKARLAKIVKARIETLPEHRRQYAAEAVERVIQKYFPEGDDKVKLLVGLVLDALERDEYFVICEKIATAAGSDVATIAECLAEFGMVDMAVMVKQARNRLHVLDEFERIVRDKSTLEADVHHALEHNLWVIGPQYSVIASNKTLKTIIDDYFTKGGKKSRAKKRPDLFLGQSVDGRKLLIEFKRPSDSVGRDAEAQVKKYRDDLTPSHGPMDIVILGGAVDQSLAREYQSDTQFRSYLAIIGDARNQLEWLLRELAP from the coding sequence ATGACAAAACCGGCTCGATTTGGGGTTGACCCGAAGCTAACATCCATTCTGGGCTCGACATATTCATCATCTGAAAAAGCGCTTTGTGAACTTGTCGATAACGCTTGGGATGCGGATGCGTCTCAAGTTTGGGTTACCTTGCCTGAACCGCTGACAAAAGACCCAATCATTATCAAGGATGATGGCGTGGGAATGACAAATAAAGAAGTTCGAGAAATTTATCTGAAGATAGCAAATGATCGCCTGTCCCGAAGTAAAGATTCGCGAACCTCCGGAAAGCGGAGACTTGTCAAGGGAAGGAAAGGCATTGGTAAATTCTCTGGACTCGCGGCCGCGCACACGATGCAATTGGAAACTCGCTCTAGAGGAGAGTTGACAGCGCTTTCAATCAACAAAAATCATCTTCTCGCTGTTCACCGTAGTAATGACCTTGAAAAGATTGATCTCCCGATTATGACGGAGCAAATCGAAAAATCTGATCGTGGCACGACTATAACGCTGACAGATTTAGACCAGTCAAAAGAATTCCCTCGCCCTGATATCCTCCGACGAATGCTTGTCCGCGAATATTCAAGGGAGGCAGACTTTCAGGTCTTTGTAAACGAAGAGCCATTGACGGTTTCAGATCTTGGTGGTGAGACAAAAACAGCAAATTTTAATCATCCTGAGATCGGACCATTTACCGTGAGTTGGACCATCACGGAGAAACCTCTATCAAAATCAGAGGCAGGCTTTGTCTATCGAGTCGGCGGCAAGGTGGTTGGGCGGCCTACATTCTGCGGTCTCGATGAGGAAGAGGATCTGCCAGAAAAAGTACGAAACAGAATCTGGGGAGAAATCGAGGCAAATGGTCTTGACAACCACGTTACTTCCGATTGGGGAGAAATTTTTCAAAACAGTCTGCCACTCAAAGAGATAAAAACGACTGTTCGGGAAGTGGTGTCTTCCCATATTCGTGAAGTCTGCAAGACTGAAGTAAGTGCAGCTAAGGCGAGGCTTGCCAAGATCGTCAAAGCGCGAATCGAGACCCTCCCTGAGCATCGCAGACAATATGCAGCCGAGGCGGTCGAACGGGTGATTCAAAAATACTTCCCGGAGGGAGATGATAAGGTCAAATTGCTTGTCGGTCTGGTGCTGGATGCCTTGGAGCGGGATGAATATTTTGTAATCTGTGAAAAAATCGCAACTGCGGCTGGCTCGGATGTTGCTACCATAGCGGAGTGTCTTGCCGAATTCGGAATGGTGGACATGGCGGTGATGGTCAAGCAAGCCAGAAATCGTCTGCATGTATTGGATGAGTTCGAGCGTATCGTTCGCGACAAAAGCACCCTCGAAGCGGATGTCCACCACGCTCTCGAACACAATCTTTGGGTTATCGGTCCGCAGTATAGCGTTATTGCCTCCAACAAAACACTCAAGACAATAATTGACGATTATTTCACCAAGGGCGGAAAGAAATCGCGCGCAAAAAAAAGGCCTGACCTTTTTCTCGGGCAATCTGTCGATGGTAGAAAGCTGTTGATTGAGTTTAAGCGGCCTAGCGACAGCGTTGGACGAGATGCCGAAGCCCAGGTCAAGAAGTACCGGGATGACCTGACCCCAAGTCACGGACCAATGGATATCGTGATATTGGGAGGGGCGGTAGATCAGTCCTTGGCTCGCGAATACCAGTCAGATACTCAATTTCGGTCTTATCTGGCGATTATTGGTGATGCCCGCAACCAGCTTGAATGGCTGCTCAGGGAGTTGGCGCCATGA
- a CDS encoding restriction endonuclease subunit S: MSRFPLVQFENAALQIIDGDRGVNYPQKSEFVKSGHCAFLNTGNVTKSGFDFSETDFISKEKDVRLRKGKATRNDIVLTTRGTVGNVAFYGESIPFQNIRINSGMVLLRANPKDIAPYYLYCFLRSDVFKKQVFSNGSGSAQPQLPIGALKNIAFPLPGIEAQKKIAAVLSALDAKIDCNNRINTELEAMAKILYDFWFVQFDFPFDFASGKPAQNGKPYKSSGGKMVYNPTLKREIPAGWKAGIAADLFDFNPGLALPVNKEASYIDMNSLPVTGFMTNPPELKRFAGGMKFQNGDVVVARITPCLENGKTALISLMRDGEVGFGSTEFIVIRGKESSLSAFAAQLSRSASFRQFAISNMTGTSGRKRIDAGTLETFSLPLPPKELLLQYEKTAASLLKRMTNNAQENQHLTQLRDWLLPMLMNGQVTVE; the protein is encoded by the coding sequence ATGAGTAGGTTTCCGCTCGTACAATTTGAGAATGCAGCGTTGCAAATCATAGACGGAGACAGGGGAGTTAACTACCCCCAGAAATCAGAGTTTGTGAAAAGTGGACATTGCGCTTTTCTGAATACTGGGAATGTCACCAAGTCCGGCTTTGATTTTAGCGAAACCGATTTCATTTCAAAGGAGAAAGACGTTCGATTACGTAAGGGTAAGGCAACACGAAATGATATCGTTTTAACCACGAGAGGTACGGTTGGGAATGTTGCTTTCTACGGCGAGTCTATTCCATTTCAAAACATTAGAATCAATTCCGGGATGGTCCTTCTTCGCGCCAATCCAAAAGACATAGCACCCTACTACCTATATTGTTTTCTCAGGTCTGATGTTTTCAAAAAACAGGTTTTCTCAAATGGCTCCGGTAGTGCCCAACCACAACTACCTATAGGTGCGTTAAAGAATATTGCATTCCCATTACCGGGAATTGAAGCCCAAAAAAAAATCGCCGCCGTCCTCTCCGCCCTCGACGCCAAAATCGACTGCAACAACCGCATCAACACCGAGCTGGAGGCGATGGCCAAAATCCTGTACGACTTCTGGTTCGTGCAGTTCGACTTCCCCTTCGACTTCGCTTCCGGCAAGCCCGCCCAAAACGGCAAGCCCTACAAATCCTCCGGCGGCAAGATGGTCTACAACCCCACACTGAAACGGGAGATTCCGGCGGGGTGGAAGGCCGGTATAGCGGCCGATTTGTTCGATTTCAATCCCGGCCTAGCTCTGCCAGTGAACAAGGAAGCGAGTTATATCGACATGAATTCGCTGCCGGTGACAGGTTTTATGACCAATCCGCCTGAACTCAAACGGTTTGCCGGGGGAATGAAATTTCAGAATGGTGATGTGGTGGTTGCCAGAATCACCCCTTGTTTGGAGAATGGCAAAACAGCACTGATCTCACTGATGAGGGATGGCGAGGTTGGATTTGGCTCGACAGAATTCATCGTGATCCGCGGCAAGGAATCCTCTCTGAGCGCATTTGCTGCACAACTGAGTAGATCGGCATCCTTCAGGCAGTTTGCCATTTCCAATATGACAGGAACTTCTGGAAGAAAGCGTATCGACGCAGGCACGTTAGAGACATTTTCCTTGCCATTGCCGCCTAAGGAACTCTTGCTGCAGTATGAAAAAACGGCTGCCTCCTTGTTAAAACGAATGACAAATAATGCCCAGGAAAACCAGCACCTCACCCAACTCCGTGACTGGCTTCTACCCATGCTGATGAACGGTCAAGTTACGGTGGAATAA
- a CDS encoding class I SAM-dependent DNA methyltransferase, with the protein MVTQDFTNSTRQLIDSLKNICAAYGLGNDGNEFKIITQVFLYKFLNDKFAFEAKKISPELNQEKKWEKAVSDMTADELEMLQLQMGPDTARLKPEHFIAHLWNRQNDPEFAKLFDDTLRDIAISNNDIFAVKTDGGAKVTLFDRVSEYISDPSRRDAFCRAIINKIGDISFESIFTQKYDFYAALFEYLIKDYNKDSGGKYAEYYTPHAVAKIMAAILVPEEVRGQISNVSCYDPSAGSGTLLMNLAHAIGEQRCAIYSQDISQKSSSLLRLNLILNNLVHSIPNIIQGNTLLHPYHRDGKALKQFDYIVSNPPFKMDFSDFRNELDTKEHQVRFFAGVPNIPKQAKDKMAIYQLFLQHIVHSLKSGGKAAVVVPTGFITAQSGIDKKIRQHLVDEKMLAGVVSMPSNIFATTGTNVSILFIDDANKEGVVLIDASSLGTKVKDGKNQKTLLSEAEEDRIIATFNAKEAVEDFSVVVSYDEIVAKNYSLSAGQYFEVKIEYVDLTPEQFAAKMQGFTDNLDRLFKESAGLEQEIRQQLAGLRYE; encoded by the coding sequence GATCGACAGCCTCAAGAACATCTGCGCCGCCTACGGCCTCGGTAACGATGGTAACGAGTTCAAGATCATCACCCAGGTTTTTCTGTATAAATTTCTCAACGACAAATTCGCTTTCGAAGCTAAGAAAATCAGCCCTGAGCTGAACCAGGAAAAGAAATGGGAGAAGGCAGTCAGCGATATGACCGCCGACGAGCTTGAGATGCTGCAACTGCAGATGGGCCCTGACACCGCCCGCCTCAAGCCCGAGCACTTCATCGCCCACCTGTGGAACCGCCAGAACGATCCGGAGTTTGCAAAACTCTTCGATGACACCCTGCGCGACATCGCCATCAGCAACAACGATATCTTTGCAGTCAAAACCGACGGCGGAGCCAAGGTCACCTTGTTTGACCGGGTGAGCGAATACATCAGCGACCCCTCCAGGCGCGATGCCTTCTGTCGTGCCATCATCAACAAGATTGGAGATATTAGCTTCGAAAGCATTTTTACCCAGAAGTATGACTTCTATGCCGCCCTGTTCGAATACCTTATTAAGGATTACAACAAGGACAGTGGCGGCAAATATGCCGAGTATTACACCCCGCACGCCGTCGCCAAAATCATGGCTGCCATCCTGGTGCCTGAAGAAGTGCGCGGCCAGATCAGTAACGTCAGCTGCTACGACCCCTCGGCCGGTTCCGGCACCCTCTTGATGAACCTGGCCCACGCTATCGGCGAGCAGCGCTGCGCCATCTACTCGCAGGATATCTCGCAGAAATCATCGAGTCTGCTCCGACTGAACCTGATTCTCAATAATCTGGTTCACTCTATTCCCAACATCATTCAGGGCAATACCTTGCTGCACCCCTACCACCGGGACGGCAAGGCGTTGAAGCAGTTTGACTACATCGTCTCGAATCCGCCCTTCAAAATGGATTTCTCTGATTTTCGCAACGAGCTGGATACCAAAGAGCACCAGGTCCGCTTTTTTGCCGGGGTTCCCAATATTCCCAAGCAGGCTAAGGACAAGATGGCCATCTACCAGCTCTTCCTCCAGCACATCGTCCATTCCCTCAAATCCGGCGGCAAGGCTGCCGTTGTGGTGCCCACCGGCTTCATCACCGCGCAATCCGGCATCGACAAGAAGATTCGCCAGCACCTGGTGGATGAGAAGATGCTGGCCGGGGTGGTCTCCATGCCCAGCAACATTTTCGCTACCACTGGCACCAACGTCTCCATCCTCTTCATCGACGACGCCAACAAGGAGGGCGTCGTGCTGATCGATGCTTCCAGTCTTGGCACCAAAGTCAAAGACGGCAAGAACCAGAAGACCCTGCTCTCCGAAGCAGAGGAAGATCGGATCATTGCTACCTTCAACGCCAAGGAGGCGGTGGAGGATTTCTCGGTGGTGGTGAGCTATGACGAGATCGTCGCCAAAAACTATTCTCTCAGCGCCGGGCAGTATTTTGAGGTGAAGATCGAATACGTCGACCTGACGCCGGAGCAGTTTGCGGCGAAGATGCAGGGCTTTACCGACAATCTGGACAGGCTGTTCAAGGAGTCGGCGGGGCTGGAGCAGGAGATTCGGCAGCAGTTGGCGGGGTTGCGGTATGAGTAG